A genome region from Tolypothrix sp. PCC 7712 includes the following:
- the smc gene encoding chromosome segregation protein SMC: MVHVKRVELTNFKSFGGTTQVPLLGGFTVISGPNGSGKSNILDALLFCLGLASSKGMRADRLPDLVNNTQTAKSRATVEASVTVTFDITDAVSLNDTKPQSLENLEEVEVVEIEEVENVEEVEVFEEDKLKSKLPNPESSNEWSVTRKLRVTHQGTYTSNYYINGASCTLTELHEALETLRIYPEGYNVVLQGDVTSIISMNARERREIIDELAGVAAFDRKIHQAKATLDEVKEKEDSCRIIETELTVQRDRLSQDRAKAEKYQKLRAEYLAKQSWEAVLSWRSLQAQQEKLANQIQTGDRKSEELSAELTTLNTTIEQTTVELDKLNAHVKALGEEELLAVQSTLATQEAEHKQLQRQRSELDTAIQETGKRQTQSQQEIQQHQRSLEQIAETQVIEKQSIVYLQQQRDEAQQALETSRQAAAEIASASEAWVQQQTALNRQIETLLQTLEPQRTEQAQLRERNDQLQQQIQEQTQLVANLEPELATKQADCSRLETEFNASSEPIQNLAQNLAATEQELQIQQDTQKRLLQEQREKQRQLDKLEAQAQAQQEIQGTQASKVILQSGLPGLCGLVVQLGRVEPRYQLALEIAAGGRLGHIVVEDDGVGAAGIELLKQKRAGRATFLPLNKINAPRFTQDATLRLASGFVNYAVNLVECDRRYKDVFGYVFGNTVVFSTLEQARKNIGLYRIVTLDGELLETSGAMTGGSNTQRSALRFGNVEAAEPEEVAALKRRLGEIERVLERCTEAISTLAAKTKTLAQEVTEARQARREQQIKLEQLQKEIKTLTAQLENTRSQLAQNSEKFATAQSRLEILDRELPGQENQLQQLRQTLAELEASQTPSEWQQIQATIKNQEQQLQQRETALREAEQRLRNLENQQQRLQEKIQEAEERITQYQQEQETQQNQLSFISTQHSALSAQIAAIKAKLSQMELSLGEEKQKRDRTEQELRSHLLRQQQLEWELQKLQETLTAKREEIVNVREQLQTVAAELPSPLPEVPDQVDLEELQKELRSLAKRLQAMEPVNMLALEEYERTQNRLQELTQKLETLEGERTELLLRIENFTTLRQRAFKEAFDAVNENFQSIFATLSEGDGYLQLDDPEDPFNSGLNLVAHPKGKPVQRLASMSGGEKSLTALSFIFSLQRYRPSPFYAFDEVDMFLDGANVERLARMIKQQAKQAQFIVVSLRRPMIESAERTIGVTQARGAYTQVLGIKLQADHTSA, from the coding sequence ATGGTTCATGTAAAGCGCGTCGAACTTACAAACTTTAAATCCTTTGGTGGTACTACCCAAGTTCCTTTGCTGGGGGGGTTTACTGTTATATCTGGGCCAAATGGTTCTGGTAAATCTAATATTCTCGATGCGCTGCTGTTTTGTCTTGGACTCGCTAGTTCTAAAGGGATGCGCGCCGATCGCCTTCCCGATCTGGTAAATAATACTCAAACAGCTAAAAGCCGTGCCACTGTGGAAGCTAGCGTCACAGTGACTTTTGATATTACTGATGCCGTCTCCCTCAACGATACAAAGCCGCAAAGCCTAGAAAATCTAGAGGAAGTCGAAGTAGTAGAAATTGAGGAAGTTGAGAACGTTGAGGAAGTCGAAGTATTTGAGGAAGACAAGTTAAAATCCAAACTTCCCAATCCCGAATCATCGAATGAGTGGAGTGTTACCAGAAAGCTGCGGGTGACGCACCAGGGAACTTATACATCGAATTACTATATTAACGGCGCTTCTTGCACCCTCACAGAGTTACATGAAGCCTTAGAAACACTGCGGATTTACCCCGAAGGCTACAACGTGGTGCTACAAGGGGATGTCACCAGCATTATTTCGATGAACGCCAGAGAACGGCGGGAAATTATTGATGAATTGGCGGGGGTAGCGGCGTTTGATCGCAAAATTCACCAAGCCAAGGCGACTTTAGATGAGGTAAAGGAAAAGGAAGATAGTTGTCGGATTATTGAAACTGAATTAACTGTACAACGCGATCGCCTGTCCCAAGACCGAGCCAAAGCCGAAAAATACCAAAAACTCCGTGCTGAGTATTTGGCGAAACAATCCTGGGAAGCTGTGTTATCTTGGCGTTCCCTACAAGCACAGCAAGAAAAATTAGCGAATCAAATTCAAACTGGCGATCGCAAATCTGAAGAACTATCTGCGGAACTGACAACTCTTAACACCACTATTGAGCAAACTACCGTTGAATTAGATAAACTCAACGCCCATGTTAAAGCTTTAGGGGAAGAGGAACTGTTAGCAGTACAATCTACCCTCGCCACCCAAGAAGCTGAACATAAACAACTCCAGCGTCAACGCAGCGAATTAGACACCGCAATTCAAGAAACTGGGAAACGCCAAACGCAAAGTCAGCAAGAAATTCAACAACACCAGCGTTCCCTCGAACAAATTGCGGAAACTCAGGTAATTGAAAAGCAATCGATTGTCTACTTACAACAGCAACGGGATGAAGCGCAACAAGCACTAGAAACTTCTCGCCAAGCAGCGGCGGAAATTGCTTCGGCTTCGGAAGCTTGGGTACAGCAACAAACGGCGTTAAACCGTCAAATTGAAACCCTGCTGCAAACCCTGGAACCCCAACGCACTGAACAAGCGCAGCTAAGAGAACGTAACGATCAGCTACAGCAGCAAATTCAAGAGCAAACTCAGCTAGTTGCTAATTTAGAACCAGAATTAGCCACAAAACAAGCTGATTGTAGTCGCCTAGAAACAGAATTTAACGCCTCTAGCGAACCCATCCAAAATTTAGCGCAAAATCTCGCAGCCACAGAACAAGAACTGCAAATTCAACAAGATACCCAAAAGCGCTTACTCCAAGAACAAAGAGAAAAACAACGCCAGTTAGATAAACTCGAAGCGCAAGCGCAAGCACAGCAAGAAATCCAAGGAACCCAAGCTAGCAAAGTCATCTTGCAATCGGGATTACCGGGGCTTTGTGGCTTAGTGGTACAGTTAGGCAGAGTTGAACCCCGTTACCAACTGGCTTTGGAAATTGCGGCTGGTGGGCGTTTGGGACATATAGTGGTGGAAGATGACGGTGTTGGTGCGGCGGGAATTGAACTGCTGAAACAGAAACGCGCTGGGAGAGCGACTTTTTTACCGTTAAATAAAATTAATGCTCCCAGATTTACCCAAGATGCCACACTGCGGTTAGCCAGTGGCTTCGTCAACTATGCTGTTAACCTAGTGGAGTGCGATCGCCGTTATAAAGATGTATTTGGCTATGTATTTGGTAACACCGTTGTATTTTCTACCCTAGAACAGGCGCGAAAAAACATAGGTTTGTACCGCATCGTCACCTTAGACGGGGAATTATTGGAAACTAGCGGCGCAATGACTGGTGGTAGTAACACCCAGCGTTCCGCGTTACGCTTTGGAAACGTCGAAGCTGCTGAACCCGAAGAAGTCGCCGCCTTAAAAAGACGCTTGGGGGAAATTGAACGAGTTTTAGAACGTTGTACAGAAGCTATCTCTACTCTCGCAGCGAAAACCAAAACCTTAGCGCAGGAAGTTACAGAAGCACGCCAAGCCAGGAGAGAACAGCAGATCAAATTGGAACAGCTGCAAAAAGAAATTAAAACTTTGACAGCGCAGTTAGAAAATACGCGATCGCAATTAGCGCAAAATAGCGAAAAATTTGCCACGGCGCAATCTCGCTTGGAAATTTTGGATCGGGAATTACCAGGTCAAGAAAATCAGTTGCAACAATTGCGACAAACATTAGCGGAGTTAGAAGCTTCACAAACCCCTAGCGAATGGCAACAAATCCAAGCCACCATTAAAAACCAAGAGCAACAATTACAACAACGGGAAACAGCCTTACGGGAAGCAGAACAAAGGTTAAGAAATCTCGAAAACCAGCAACAGCGTTTACAAGAAAAAATCCAAGAAGCTGAGGAACGGATTACCCAGTACCAGCAGGAGCAAGAAACCCAGCAAAATCAATTAAGCTTCATCAGCACCCAACATTCAGCACTCAGCGCTCAAATCGCCGCAATTAAGGCGAAATTGAGTCAGATGGAACTGAGTTTAGGCGAAGAAAAACAAAAACGCGATCGCACCGAACAAGAACTGCGATCGCACCTCCTGCGTCAGCAACAATTAGAATGGGAACTGCAAAAACTCCAAGAAACCCTCACAGCCAAGCGCGAGGAAATCGTTAACGTCAGAGAGCAACTGCAAACCGTCGCCGCCGAACTACCTAGCCCCTTACCAGAAGTCCCCGATCAAGTAGACTTAGAAGAATTGCAGAAAGAATTGCGATCGCTTGCCAAACGCCTGCAAGCAATGGAACCAGTAAATATGCTGGCTTTGGAAGAATACGAACGCACCCAAAACCGTCTGCAAGAACTAACACAAAAGCTGGAAACCCTAGAAGGGGAGCGTACAGAGTTACTTTTACGGATTGAAAACTTTACTACATTACGTCAACGCGCCTTTAAGGAAGCTTTCGACGCAGTCAACGAAAACTTCCAATCTATTTTCGCCACTCTTTCTGAGGGTGACGGCTACCTACAACTAGACGATCCCGAAGATCCCTTTAACAGTGGCTTAAATTTAGTCGCCCACCCCAAAGGTAAACCAGTACAGCGACTAGCTTCCATGTCTGGGGGAGAAAAATCCCTCACAGCCTTAAGCTTTATCTTCTCCCTACAACGTTACCGTCCTTCCCCGTTTTATGCTTTCGATGAAGTCGATATGTTTTTGGATGGGGCAAACGTAGAACGATTAGCTAGAATGATTAAACAACAGGCAAAACAAGCTCAATTTATAGTTGTGAGTTTGCGCCGACCGATGATAGAATCAGCCGAACGCACAATTGGCGTTACTCAAGCACGGGGAGCTTACACCCAAGTTTTGGGAATTAAATTGCAAGCTGACCATACATCTGCTTGA
- a CDS encoding PRC-barrel domain-containing protein, whose protein sequence is MTSEQIIRRSDILNTQVITRDNGKRVGIVSQVWVDIDQREVVALGLRDSLISISGIPRNMYLSSISQIGDVILVDNEDVIEDIEVEALSNLINWEVITETGEVLGRVRGFKFNGENGKLHSIVIASLGLPQIPEQVLSTYELSIDEIVSTGPSRLIVFEGAEERVNQLTVGVLERMGIGKAPWDRSDDEEYGYSAPRTIAPPNQLPSGVPLEPPKPKVRTPEPVAREEWDEDYIEEERPQRQVMQARQYESIQYEEDDEEDNWSEATDKDRYQQPAKFEAQPYKKPYTDEYDNYDDVDGDAWEDVPQPVNIPKKVKEKQPEYEEGY, encoded by the coding sequence ATGACCTCTGAACAGATAATTAGGCGTTCCGACATATTAAATACCCAGGTGATTACCCGCGACAACGGTAAGCGGGTAGGTATAGTTAGTCAAGTCTGGGTGGATATTGACCAACGAGAGGTTGTAGCTCTTGGTTTGAGAGACAGCCTGATCTCTATTTCTGGTATACCGCGCAATATGTACCTTAGCAGTATCAGCCAGATTGGTGATGTCATCCTGGTCGATAACGAGGACGTAATCGAAGATATTGAAGTTGAAGCATTAAGCAACCTGATTAACTGGGAAGTAATTACAGAAACCGGTGAAGTACTAGGTAGAGTACGCGGCTTCAAATTCAATGGTGAAAATGGCAAACTTCACTCTATAGTCATTGCTTCTTTGGGATTACCGCAAATTCCTGAGCAAGTGCTAAGTACTTACGAACTTTCCATTGATGAAATCGTCAGCACAGGCCCCAGTCGATTAATTGTATTTGAAGGAGCCGAAGAACGCGTCAATCAATTGACAGTTGGCGTTCTAGAACGCATGGGTATTGGTAAAGCCCCCTGGGATCGCAGTGATGATGAAGAATACGGCTATAGTGCGCCTCGCACCATTGCACCACCCAATCAACTACCCAGCGGTGTACCATTAGAACCACCCAAGCCCAAAGTCCGCACCCCCGAACCCGTAGCTAGGGAAGAGTGGGATGAGGACTACATAGAAGAAGAAAGACCCCAGCGCCAAGTCATGCAGGCGCGCCAGTACGAATCGATTCAATACGAAGAAGACGACGAAGAAGACAACTGGAGTGAGGCTACAGATAAAGACAGGTATCAACAGCCCGCCAAATTTGAAGCTCAACCATACAAAAAGCCTTACACCGACGAATATGACAACTATGACGATGTAGATGGCGATGCTTGGGAAGATGTGCCCCAACCAGTCAATATTCCCAAGAAAGTTAAAGAAAAACAACCAGAATACGAAGAAGGATATTAA